GTCCTCACTATGATAATGATGGACATAGAATTGATATTTGAGGAGAGTTTAGTAAATGAAGAAAGATAGCAAAGAACAGAAAAAGGAAGAAGAAAAAGCAGCACAGGAAATCTTTGAGAAATCAAGATTGTTCTCAGCATAAAATCCAAAATTCATGGAAAATAAAATAATTGAATTGATAAAATTATCTTTTACCCCATTCTCAATTATTTCTCCAATTCCATTTTTTTCTTGTTTTCTTTTTCTCATTGCAACAAAATATTCGGAAATGAATGTATTCGATTTTTTTCTATTATTTATAGGAATTATTATCACGTTATTATCTAGTGGAGCTTCAAATTTCTGGAATCATACAAATGATATAAAAGAAGATATAAAAAATAATAAAAATAACGTATTGATTCAAAATATTATTTCTCAAAACTCTGCTATATTAATATCAATAATATTATATAGTATTTCAATAATTCTGGTATTTCTGATATCGATATACTTAAATCGACCAATTTATTTTTACTTCCTAATATGGGTAATCATTACATGGTGGTATTCGGACAATTTTTTCCTCAAGAGGATAGTAAGATTTCGCCTAAAAACACATTATTTAGGTGAAATATTTACGTATAGTATTGCATATCCAGCTTACACAATGAGTATTTGGCTAATATTTTCTGATTCTATAACTAAAGGAATAGTTTTGTCATTTTTATTTTTATGTTTCGGCATAGCAGGAGTTCTCCTTAAAGATTTAAAGGACATAAAAGGTGATCGTGAAGCGGGGCTAAAAACATTTGGAGTGATGTTTGCTCCATCAAAATTAATTCATTTAGCATGTATTTTTTTAATTTTTTATTTCTTTATAATATTAATTGCAACGAGTGAAAGAATTTTCAATCCAATGTCTGTGATAATTGTAATACCATTTATTTATCTAATTGATAGAACATATCTTCATTTTAGTAAGAAAAATTGGAAACTTGAAATCGGAGATCAGAAAAACATAAAATCAATGATAATGTCTGTATATTCATCATTGTTTCTTTTAGGTTTTACTAATTTCATCTAAATAGTAGTAAAAATGTTACCGCCACCTGATATATAATATATGTTTTCATCAGACTCGGCAATATATTCGCGTTTTTTATATCTGTCAGGTAAAAAAATAGATGGGGAAGCAGAAATTATTCCAAAATATTCATTAAATAAATTATTAATTTCGTCATTATAACTAATTATTCTATCTCCGAAAGCTGATATAGATCCAACATCAATAATAAAAAAAGCAAAATGTTCTAAATTATTTAAGTGATATAAGCTCGAGATATAATCATTTAAATTGATATATATCGGTTCATGAGTTAACAACACTTTATTTGAATATTCAGTTAGATCCAAAAAAAAAGGAAAAAGGTCAAAAGGAAAATATGCATTCAAACCAACACTTTGTATTCCATTTGTTTTTTTGTTAAAGAATATTAATATATATGGATTTTGAACTTGAAATTTACCTTTATCGAATTCATTTTTCAATTCGGAATCATTTTTTTCAAGTAAATTAATTATATTTTTGACAGCTTTTAAAGGGGGCTTACCACTAAGCGATATTAATACATTCTTCTTAAATAGAGCATCGAATTCATTTACAACACTAAACCTTTCTTTTATTTTTTCAATCGTCTCTTCCATAGTAGCCCCCTTATTAGGAAAAATATCATCATATACTACTTCAACATTATCCTTTTCAATAACCAGAGCAGCAATCCCCCCACCAATATCCTTAAAATTGCTGAAAATGGATGGCGAATTAAATTTTACCTGCGTATGCAATAGGTTCATTCCGACTATGGGCACCTTATAATCAAGCTTTCTGGCAAATATTTCAAGCACTGTGGGAGGTAAATAAAATATATTTTCCTGGTTACAATAATCTGATAAATTCCTCGCCATCTCTTGTTGTGTGTTTTCATCACCTCGATAAGCTTTGTAACTGTAGTATCTTCCTTTTGCAAAGAATTCTCCCGTTTTTTTCAAACCGGGCACATGAACTAATGGAAAATGAAGAATCACAACCCCTTTTTCACATTTAATTTGAGCAGCAAGCTTTTCTGCTGAATTTATAGCGCCCTTTTTTTTTGAACTTGTCACGTTAATTAGTGCATCTTTATCTTCACATAGCACAAGGGCTGCCCCATCAGTACGAATATCGTTCGGAAATATCATTCCATCCACAGAAGCCCCTATCTGTGGAATATCTCCAAATCGTTTCTGGAAAACATCAAGCATTTCCTGATAATGTCCATTATACTTCAAAGTGGCATAAAACAAAACCAGATCTGGTTCAAATGTCAAAGAAGCCATAGCTTTCTCAATTAATTCCTCAGCAGCAATTTTCGCATTTTTAATATTGCTAAAAACTGTCAATGTTCTCATGAAAAACCCTATATTTATTTTATTTACATTTTACTTTGTTAATATAAATATGTGTAGTTTGCATAAACATTCCATTCAACAGAACAGTAACAAATCATATACTTATAATAAGGTATATAAACAAGGAAAATAGATTTAAAAGAAAAAATAGAGTTAGAACTTTAAAAGGGTGTTTTACATTGTCTGAACGTTTAACTTCTGGGATATATGGATTAGATGAATTAATGGGGGGAGGATTCAGAAAAAATACCGTAAACATCATTAACGGCGGTATTGGTGTTGGAAAAACTACATTTTGCCTTCAATATGTCTTATTCGGGCTTAATCGCGGTGAAAAAGCATTATTTATCTCATTAGAAATGTCTAAGGAACAGATTATTCGTGATTGCAGGGCATTGGGTTATCTTGAGATAGAAGAACATATTGAAAATGAAAATCTTAAAATATTGCACATTTATGGAGAAGACCTCACATTTCCTTCTATCAGTCTTATCGATATAATAAAAAAAAATGTTTCACAAGGACAACACAATCGGATAATAATTGATCCGTTCACGCATTATTCCATGTATTTAGATAACGATAAGAGGAAATCAATAAGCACAATTTTTCAAAATATGAGGGAATTTGGTACAACCCTCATTACCCTTGAAGAATCTGAAAACATCAATACAATACATGCTGGATCAATGATGCCACTTTATCTTGCCGATACGGTACTTCGTCTGGATAATCTTGGTTTTGGAGAAATGTTTGACAGAACACTTCGGATCGTAAAACACAGAGGGTCAAAACATGGAAGCAGCCTTTATCCCTATAAGATCGAAAGTGGTCTAGGGTTAGTAATTCTTGCTTCAGAGCATGATATCAACCAGGTTACTCCTATTAATAAATTTGACAAAGAGTTCCTTGCTGCTATCAAGGAATCCAGAACAATTGACAAAGTCGGTGATAAATTGGCAAAAAGAATCGAATTGTTGAGAAATAACTGGAACCATAATGAAAGTCCGCAATTCATACTTAATTTAGTAAAAAGAAACGAAATCATACAATAATGCACCGAACAAAACTTGAAAAAACACTGGACAATCTTTACGAAACAGAAGGAGTGGATGCGTGTATTGTATATCGCATTGACGGGGCTCCAATAACTGTCAGAACACCCCTGGACAGTACTATTCTTGAAGTGATGTTCTGGCTTGAAAAACAAATCAAACACGTATTGAGAAATATGAATAAAGAGGGTTTAAAAGCAACTACGTTCGATTTTAAGAGTTACCAAATTCACATCACACCTTCATCCAGGTCAACTATATTAGCTACTATTATTGACCCCGATGCTCATCAGCAACTCATCTCAATAGAAATTGCAAGAGCAAAATCAATTATTAACAAATGTGTATCATAATGAAAGAAGTTCTCTTTTGCTGATTATTTTTTCATTTGTAGCTTTAACCTTTACCGTAATATTTTTATATACAGGAATACCACCAGTTGTTTCATCAGATACCAGAGCGTTTGACCAGGGGCTGTTTACCATGAACCCGATTCCTTTTTGTTCTTCCTTTGGTGAAAACACTGCTTTGACAACGATACTACCCCATTTTGATGTGAGTCTCACATTCCCCCCATCCTGAATACCCATACGCTTCATTTCTCCAGCATCCAGCACGATGACAGCAGATAATCGTTCACACTCCTTACCGGTAATGTCTTCTTCACATGCAGTGGACTGGAACACATCTCTGTATGTAACCACTGTTATGTCATATTCAGGAGCCCGTACGAATTTTCCAACATCAACTGCCATCATTTAATCTCCTTTAAAATCTGTCTGATAATCATCTCATCAGATAGGTGATTTCCATGAACCAGAGCATTGATATTAATGGTCTTGCCATCCATACGTACCGAAGTCCCTCCCACTTCAATTCCGGATGTACCTGAGGGAATGGTCACATCTGCAACCAGAGATGTCATATTTATGCAAGGGTCTATCAGTATGAGAGGAATATCTTTCAAACGTCTCGAAATGGATGCAGGAAGACTTGAAAGCGGGTCTGACCCTACCACCAAAACTGCATCAGCATGGTTTTTTATCTGCTCGACCACAGAGTACTCTATACCGGATATCGCTTCCCCTTCTGTGAACTTCACCCGATGAATATGTCCGGACTTCTCGTGCAAAGTATGATTAAAACCCCGCATATTGAAATGACCTGCCATCGGAATCAATGAATAATGAGAGATTTTGTTCAATGCATTTATAAATTCACAGAGCAGGGAAATATCTTCTTTTATGGAATAAACCAGCCCCAATCCTGCAAAAAGCACACCGAACTCCGCTTTCTTCAATATGGCAGCCAGTTCAAGGATACGTTTAACATCATAGTCAAAGGATAATTTTGGTACACGGCCCGATAGTGCATCTACCAGACCTCGCATGAACTCGGCATCCATTCCCGGGGGTATTCTGTGGGATCCATTCTTACATATCTTTGCGGTCATGGACTGCCTTACATCGATGGAGATTGCAGTCCTGTCCTCTTCATATCCTCGCTGCCTTAATTCACCCCTTGGGAAATATGAATATTTGGACATGTGTCTGGGATGGGAACTCATGGGGTCGGCACCCCAAAAAAGTATCACATCAGCTTTTTCTCTTACATCTTCCAATGTACATGAAGGGATGGAGCCGTTGAGTATTTCATTGACAATAATACCCTGGCAGAAGGATGACGTGGAATCAATGACACCCCCAAGTGTCCGGGCCAGTTCGATACCTGCCATCTGGGCTTCATTTGTAGAATTGCTCCACCCGTAGAGCAAAGGATTTTTCGCTTCCCGTAATATCCGGGCAGCATACTTAATTGCATCATCAGTATCTGCTTTTTTACCATTAATTGCAGGAATAGCCCGGTCTTTACATCCAAAGATCCGGGCTTTGCCTTTCATGCAGGCATGCTCAACATGTTCAAGTCTGTTATCAACCTTTCTTACCTGGATATCCTCGCAAAGCAGTGCGCATCCGGTACAGGTCCAGGTAAATGTTTCAGTCATGCATCAACCTCACTCAACTTACACAAATTCAATTGCTTCGGTTGGGCATGGGTCAATACATGCCCTGCAAAGAATCTTATCCTTGCCAAACCGCCTGCATTCTTTTACATTGGCTGCTTTCACTTTACCATCAACAACCTTGAATATGACTTTATCGTTCGTAGGAGCTGATCCCCTGCCTGACCCGTGTGGGTCATTGGCTACATCAACAGGACAAGCCACTACACAGTTCCCGCATCCGGAACAGAGTTCTTCATGGATGATAAGCCCGGTCTCCTGTGCACCTTCGATGGGCTTTAATATTTTTTCAAGTTTCTGCCTTGAATCGCTGTATTTATCATCTTTCATAAGTGGCGGGCATTCAGTAAACCGCCTGGTACCTGAGAGCAGTGCGACACTAAATGCCATGCAGGTTGACTCACCACATTCCTTGCAGTTGGTTTTTGGCAGTAGTTTATAAATTTCCATTGCATTTGCCATTGTGTAACCCCCCATTAAATATGGAACAGTACAGTCTATAGGTGAATTATGACGTAATTTGAAGTTATGTGTGGAATACTAATAAAAACTTCCTGCAACGAATAAATCAAAGTGGTAAATAGATCACAAAAAAGTAAAAAAGAAAGAATAAACCGGTGTTTTCACACCAGTTTATTGATTGGATGGTTAGGGTCCAGCGTATCGATACCCAATTCGTGAGCTGTTTCAGCCAGCATGATATCCACCAGTGCAACTGCCGGGAATACTGACCTGACGTTCTCGATAGGACCATACAGCAGGCAATCCGCACCCACGATCTGAGCTACAAGATTAGTTCCGATATCGGTGGGCATATAGGCTTCCTTGTGTTCTTTCTTGAACTTCTTAAGCCAATCCCATGCAGATGCCATATTATGGAAACCGCCACCAGTAGGTAATCCCAGATGTCCCTTGACAGCCATGATAGACCGTATGGTCGCACCAGAACCTGCACCAGGTGGCATAGCAGCCACATCGATGATAGGGCGCTTTATACCGCAATCCTTGGCAATTTCCAGCATTCCTTTGGCCTGGCCTGTGCCGCCAACCTCAAGGATCTCCATCTTACCTTTCACAGTGGGGTCGGTAGCATTGAATGCCAGTACAATGGCTGCATCAAGGTCGCTTTCCCTTAACGCAGTAATCTCTTCTTCATTGACACTGGCATTGATAGAATTATGTATGGCCCTGTCAGCTACGCCAATCTCGGTACAATACGCTGCTGCGGCTGCACGTACATCACCAGCAGATGAATCTATCAGGAATGCTGTTTTATTATCCACTTCGACGAACCAGTCAATAAATTTCTTAATAGCTTCCGGTGTTTCGCCTACTATCTGGTTGATATAGGGAATACCTGTCAGGTCTCCCATCTCTTGCTGGGTTTTCCACAATTTCTCAGCCGCATCTTTATCAAATATACCTTTATCTTCGTCACTCACGATTTTGTGCTTGCCGTAGAACATGGTACTGATAAGGACAGTTGGATATTGCCCTGGCTGTCCCCCCATCTTCACGCCACCAAACTCAAAGACTTCTTGTTCTTTATCAAATCTGAACATCTATTATCACCTCATAACAATATTCTTATTACTGCTGACAAAAGGGATTCTCCCTCCTGTAATTGAACTGTGGTTGTGGGAGTTAATCCCAATGTGGTCACGACCAATAGATACATTACCACAAGAATAAGTCCAATACAGATGCCGTACAGTATTCCAATGTCTCTGCCCAGTCGTTTACCGACTCTCTGTTGCATCTCGCTGTTCGTGAATTCTATCTTCTCATCTATGAGGTTAAGTTTCTTGATGACCTCCTGATAATCCATAGCATCCACTATTATCTCAGGGACCTTATTTTCAGCCATGTTAGATACCTCCACTGAGAACAATGGGCAGTCCTACCATTATGACCGCAAATAGAAATCCAATGACAAGACCTTCGAAGCCAGCAGCAACTCCAGAATCCAGTTTTTGGTTTCTGGCAATAAGTTGTCCCTTGTACCTGATGTTCTCAAGAAGTTTATCAAAAACACCGGCACCTGGTGGTCTTACCACCATGGGAACGCCTTTTCCATAGACATATTCGTCAGAATTTTCAGCCATCTTATACACCTCCCATGATAAGTAATCCAAGAATTCCAAGTGTCAGGGTGAGTCCCATCATTACTCCCTCGATCTTACCTGAATAGACACCCGACGCAAATTTATTCAGATTACCGATGTCAGTTGTCGCAGCTTCTACTGCCCGGATCCTGGACTGGATGAGCGCAACCTCTGCTGCCATTGGTCTTATACCTTTAAATTCTTCTTCACCTTCACCTTCGTCTTTGATTTCAATTACCATCGGTTCAGCATTAAAAGCACCCGGATCTTTGCCGACAAGCTCCTTTATCTTGGCTGTAATTTGTCCCTGGTCTTCCGTGTTCATTAAATTAACACATTCGACCTGTTCCTGGAACCGCCCAATTGCTTCATCGGTCAGGTTCTCAATGTAAGGTATTGCTCCCTTTGCACCGACAATCCTGTTTTCCTTGGTACCATTGGCATGTATATTTATTATGGCATCTCCAGTAAGATGACCTTTTACCTCAGAACCCGTAACCAGAAGGAACCTGATATTTGGATTTGAGATGATATTGGCCACAAGTTTTTCGATACCGATATTCTCTGTCTTGCATGGACCGGTTATGGCAGCTCCTGCATCAAGATGAGGTTTTGCTGATAGATGGGAACCTAACGTCGCCACTGCAACCGGATTATGCAGGCTGGCAATTTCGTATTCCCCTTTCATGACAGGCCATCCAATCGCTGCATCTTTTTTATCAGCCATTTACAAGCCTCCTAATTTTAATAATACGGCAAACAGGGTCATTAATATAAGACCACCAATAAAACCGTAGAATATGTTCGTCCATATACCTGCCGTTACTGCGGCTTTCTCTCGACCCGGGAATGTAGACAATAGTGGTTTATCCGGACCCAACGAGTTCATCATGTCAGTTACAATTTTATCCAGTTCGTCCACCACTGTTGATATATGGTCCAGAGAATACTCAAGTATATCATCATTTTCCTCTGCCAGAATACCTGACATGGGTTCCAGTATTAAATGGAATTCAGGTGCAACTCTTACGTGGCTCATTCTAATTCCTCCGCGGTTGGAAGTAAACCTGTTCCTGTTATCAGGTGTGCATCACGATGGGTCAATTTCATGAACTTCTTGAAATAGACCACCCAGATCACCAAGCCTACTATTGTGGTCAATGCACCGGATATACCATCCATACTTTCAACTGCCAGAGAAGCAAATCCGGCAACAGCCATGATAAGTGCTCCTTTCTCAACTGCGACCATGAGAGTTCGGTCCTGTTTTTCGTCAGGACCCAGGCAGGCATTGAATGGATGTAATATCGCCATCGCACCACCGATAAAGACCAGTGCAATGAACCCTGTCTCAACCACTGCCGGCATTATATCAATAATATTGAAACTACCTGCAATAGCTGTTGACAGGCCGATCATGACAAGAGCTCCGGCACCTGCGATCTCGACCATGGATTTTTCCATGATGGGGATGTTCATCTTCAGTATCTTGTTTGACATGACACCAATAACAAGTCCGATTATGGCTGCAACTATGAATGCTATGATCGGGCCTGCAACGACGGGAATTCCTGCAACTTCAGGAAGGGTTAGTCCGAACATGGATGCCACAATACCCATACCAAGAGCCAACATACCTATTGATGGAACACCGGTACCCAGACCGTAACTGCATACACGGCGTACCGCATCTGCACCCCAGACTGCTGCAAATATTGCACCGATGCCTCCGAGGAATGAGAATACGGTCGTATCCATGGCCTGGTTAAGCATTGTAAGGTAGATTCCGGCAAGTCCTCCAACGGCACCGAGAATAATGACCTGGTTCGGGTTAAGTAATCCTTTAACGGGTCCTCCTGCTGCTGTTGACATTATACAACACCTCCCATAATTGGTACTGCAATAATAGCGCACAACAGTGAAGCTATCAGGCAGGATACAATTGCTTTTGGTACTCTCTTAAACTTAGGATCGTGGAAACCTTCGATAGTACCACCGATATTGTAGGAAGCCAGAACAGAGTTCACATAGAACACTCCTGTGGCAAATATACCTGCAAGAGCGACAGCGCCTAAATTTGTAGGGTCACCAACAATTTCCATTAACTGGACATAGATCATTGAACCGCCAACGCCTCCGAGCAAAGCACCGATGGTACCGCTCACAAAACTGACAGTAGGAACTCCATGTCCTTCAGTACCTTTTGATACATAAATATCCTGCACATCTCCGGTGATGGGGTCTTTCTTGACCTTTGCAGATACCGGCGGTACACCTACACCATAGACATATATTACCTGACCAATGAACATGGTCACAGTTATCATGATCATTGCGCCTACTGCACCTGATGCCATTACCAGCATGAAATCAGAACCCGTGAATTCACCACTAATTGCAAGATGGTTATACATGAATCCTGCACTGATAAGTCCGGTCAAACCTGCACCGGCAGCCAGTTGGACAGTACCTGTACCTACGCCTGTTGCCTGGGCCATAGCCGCTGGGGCACCACCCACAGGTATAAAGTGAACACCAACACCAATGAGAACTCCTCCCAATGTAATTAATATGATAGTAATTGGGTCCATTATGCTGCTACACCTCCATCTACATCCTTGTATGGTCCGTATGCCTTTCTTGCTTTTACCTCAACCATTCTATTGGCAAGTATCAGTATCAAGACAATTATCAGACCGGCAATTATTGTATTCATTCCTTCGAATACTGTTGATCTCCAGTTATCAAGGAACACTGTTAAACCAAGAGCCAGTCCGGTCAGGGGACCGCCAAACTTCGCACATGCCCAGACATTATCCATACCGTTACGAAGACCGGATTCGGCCTTTCTTACTATGTTACCTGAGAATGCAGCATTCAATCCGCAGCCGAAAGGCTGGTTCTGGAACTCGCGTTCTGCTCCGTAGTGTACATCACCGGTCGATGAACCTATTGCACCAGCAGTAACTCCCCACAGGAATGCCAAAAGCGGCAGTGGGAAGGGATGTGCCATGAAGTGGTCCATTATGTATGAAAATGATACAATACAAAATACGGCGATATATCCATGTGCCATTATTACCGGGATATGTCCGAGGACCATATCCATATAAACCGGTTGTTTAAATCTTCTTTGACTTGCTGACCGTCCCATGTGAGCGGTCACAGAAAATAATCCCAGGATTATTGCAGCTGCAAAAGAGCCGATTGCGATAGCAAAAAATATTGACATGTCTTTTGCTATTAAAACGCTGGCCACCGTTGCTCCGGAAGCGCACCACAGTCCGTAAGCTGGTGGTTCACCGGATATGGCCTTATTAAAGATCCTGTGTGGAAAATTCATCTGGGGGGCCAATTGCACCTGTGAGTTCGGATTACTCTGAGAGCCGACATCCGACTCAAGATCTTCTGCCGCACCGGCAATAGTAGCCAGTGCCCCTGTTAGTGCAACAATGCCCAGGTCCATTATTATTGGATCAACCATTGTTCTATCCATCCTCCTATACTTTATATAAATATTAGTGATGACACCAAATTAATAGTTACCTGATACCATCAACATTTATGTCCTAAAAACTAGTATGGACTAGTTTATAGTGGATTACCAGATACCACATATAAAGTTTTCTAAATTAACATGCAGTGAACGAATTGATGGGAAATAGGTACACTACATGTATAGAAAAAAAAAAGAGACTGGATTTAAATTAAATCCTATTACGTTCCTGTTTCCCATGCTTCCATATAATTGAACTGGTGAGGTTTTATTGTATCGATTGAAATACCAAGTGCTTCAAGTTTTAGGTTAGCAATCTTTATATCTATTATCGCGGGTACAGGATGTACTCCAGGTTTAAGTTTATTCTTGGCAATGAACTTGACACATAAGGCCTGGTTGGCAAAACTCATGTCCATGACCTCGGCAGGATGGCCGTCCGCAGCCGCAAGATTTACCAGCCGTCCGTCTGCCAGTACATGTATCCGCCTGCCACCCAGGTCATATTCCTTAATATTGTTACGTACCGTTTTGACAGACCGTGCCATATCTTTCAACTGCCCAAGATTTATCTCCACATTAAAATGTCCTGAATTTGCAAGTATGGCACCGTCTTTCATGACCTCGAAATGTTCCTTCGTTAAGATATCAATATTTCCTGTAGTAGTGACAAAGATATCCCCTATTACTGCTGCCTCTATCATAGGCATGACACGGTAACCATCCATCTTTGCTTCCAGAGCGCGTATAGCGTCTATCTCAGTCACAATGACATTGGCACCAAGCCCATCCCCCCGCATCGCAGCTCCACGACCACACCATCCGTAACCGGCTATCACCACATTCTTGCCTGCTACAAGCAGGTTGGTAGTGCGGATAATACCATCCCAGCTGGACTGACCGGTCCCGTACCGGTTATCGAAAAGATATTTGGTCATTGCATCGTTTACGGCAACGACCGGAACTTTAAGGGCACCGTCCTGTTCCATGGCTTTAAGCCTGTGCACGCCTGTGGTAGTCTCCTCACAGGAACCCAGGATCTTAGGAATAAGGTCTTTGCGGTCAGTATGCAGTTTGAAGATCAGGTCTCCACCGTCATCGATCGTAATGTCTGGATTATGGTCAAGTACCGCATCAATTGCATCATAGTATTCTTTATCAGTGCAACCGTACCTGGCATAACACGAGATATTCTCCCTGGTATCCAGTGCCATGGCCACATCATCCTGTGTGCTTAAAGGATTGCACCCGCAAATAGCCACGTTAGCCCCGCCGGCAGCCAGGGTCTCAACAAGTACGGCGGTCTTTGCTTCGACATGCAGTGCCATTCCTATAGTATATCCGGCAAGGGTCTGCTTCTGAATTAATTCTTCCCGGATTTTTGCCAGTACTGGCATGTGATTACGTGCCCATTCTATCTTCATGTTTCCTGTTTCTATCATGTCAGTTTGCATTGTAAGTCTCCTAAATGATCAATTTGACTGTTCCTTGACCCTCTGAATAAGTTTTTCCACAGAGTTGGCAGTCTGTTCCATTATGTTCTTCTCGTCCAAGGCAGTAAAAATACCATCTTTCATCAGGACCTTGCCATCCACGATGGTCGTCCTGACATCTGAGCCCCTTGCAGCATATACAAGATGGGATTCCAGATCGTTGTTGGGTAGTAGATGAGGTTTTTGCATATCAACGATAATGATGTCTGCAAGCATACCCGGTTTTAATTGTCCCGCAGGTATCTTGAGGGCTTTTGCACCATTTACCGTGGCCATTTTCAATACCTGGTGTGCGGGCAGGACCGTGGGGTCAGTCGAATTGACCTTATGCAACAGTGCGGCGGTTTTCATTTCACCGAACATGTCCAGGCTGTTGTTGGATGCACATCCGTCCGTACCCAGTGCAACATTGGCATCCCTCCTTAATAGTTCAGGCACAGGTGCGATACCGGATGCCAGTTTCATGTTGCTGACAGGGCAGTGTACAATGTTCACTCCCCTTTTTGCCAGGATATCCATGTCGCCGGCTGACAACCATACACAATGAGCTGCCAGTACGCCAGGACCCAGAATACCCAATTCATCCAGTAAATGGATACTGCACATGGAATATTTCTCTTTCATTTCGAGCAGTTCTGCTTTCGTTTCAAGTACATGGATATGCATCCCGATAGCATCCGCTTCTGCCTGTGTCTTCACTTTGGCCAGGAATTCCCTGCTGCAGGTATTTGGTGCATGCGGACCATACATTGTTGTAATCCTGCCGTCTGCTGCATTATTCCATGTATTCGCAAAACGTATACCTTCCTTGAGGTCTGCATCACCTTTTGCTTCATTGAACAATTCGATCATACCGTGGGAAAGGGATGCCCTTAAGCCTGATTCTTCTACGGCCCTGGCAGCATGGTCCATGAAAAAATACATATCTGCAAAAGCAGTTGTTCCTGAGCGTATCATCTCAAGACAGGCAAGCAGGGTGCCGTAATATACATCCTCGCCCGTGAGTTTTGCCTCGGCAGGCCATATGTGTCCTTCCAGCCATTCTTTCAGTGGCAGGTCATCGGCATATCCACGAAATAATGTCATTCCTGCATGGTTGTGGGCATTTACCAGACCAGGCATAACGACACATCCTTTTGCATCGATAACTTGTTCTGCCTGTTGTGGCTCCTTGCCCACATAAGTAATTTTGTTATCTTCTATCAGGACGATCCCGTCCCGGATGGGTGGACCGTCCATGGTAATTACATAGCCGTTCTTAATAAGTATACGAGACATGTGAACAATAGATAGTATTTCAATGTTCTATAAGGTTTGCGTTATGAAATGTGAATATCGGTTAACA
The nucleotide sequence above comes from ANME-2 cluster archaeon. Encoded proteins:
- a CDS encoding amidohydrolase family protein, whose amino-acid sequence is MSRILIKNGYVITMDGPPIRDGIVLIEDNKITYVGKEPQQAEQVIDAKGCVVMPGLVNAHNHAGMTLFRGYADDLPLKEWLEGHIWPAEAKLTGEDVYYGTLLACLEMIRSGTTAFADMYFFMDHAARAVEESGLRASLSHGMIELFNEAKGDADLKEGIRFANTWNNAADGRITTMYGPHAPNTCSREFLAKVKTQAEADAIGMHIHVLETKAELLEMKEKYSMCSIHLLDELGILGPGVLAAHCVWLSAGDMDILAKRGVNIVHCPVSNMKLASGIAPVPELLRRDANVALGTDGCASNNSLDMFGEMKTAALLHKVNSTDPTVLPAHQVLKMATVNGAKALKIPAGQLKPGMLADIIIVDMQKPHLLPNNDLESHLVYAARGSDVRTTIVDGKVLMKDGIFTALDEKNIMEQTANSVEKLIQRVKEQSN